The window ACGAGCGGGCGCTGGAACTGGCCCGCAACCCGGCCGAGCGCGGCTACCTTCAGCGACGACTCCGCGAGGTGAGCGGGTCGGACGATACCATGACCTTAAAGTAAACGTGCCCTCACTTCGCCGCGATCTTGTACAGGAACTTGTCGGTGCGGATCAACCAGGCGTTGCCGTCGGCGGCGTAGCTGGCCTGGACGCGGCCATCGAGCTTGTTCGTCGCCACCAACTCGAACGTCTTGCCAGCCTTGATAACGGACGCCGTACCGGTCTCGTTTTGCAGGTAGATGTGGCCGTTCGCGAATACCGGGGCCGAGGTGTACGCGCCGGGGACGCGCTCGCGGAAATGAACCTTGCCGGATTTGGCGTCGAAGCAGGTGACGATGCCGGAATCGGAGACGGTGTACAACTCGTCGCTGACCAACAGCGGCGAGGGGTCGTGCGGGGCGTCCTGCTTGGTACGCCAGGCTACGGTGGCCGTCACTTTGCCGCCGTCCGGCACGAGCTTGATGGCCAGCAACCACGCGGTGTCGAAGCCGGTCGACATGAACAGCATGCCGTGCCCGAACACCGGCCGCGGGACGAGCGAATAGCCGTCGTAAGTGATCGCCCAGATTTCCGCCCCCGTCTCGGCGTCGAACCCGTTGACCACGTCGCTGCCGGGCGCGACGATCATCGTCGTCTTGTCGAACGTCACCACGAGCGGCGTACCGAACGAGAAGGCTTTCTTGGCCGGCTGGCTCCGTTTCGCCACCCAGACCACCTTGCCCGTCACCTTGTCTAGGGCCACCAGCTCGCGGCGGCCGGGTCCGTCGATGCAGAAGTACAATTTCCCGTTCCACAC is drawn from Fimbriiglobus ruber and contains these coding sequences:
- a CDS encoding PQQ-binding-like beta-propeller repeat protein, which gives rise to MSRLVALVVFTFALAPAARADWPEFRGPTAQGHASGTGLPTEWAEDKNVAWKVPIPGKGWSSPVVVAGKIFLTTAVPQGPEKNADQSLRTLCLDSKTGAVVWDKEVFSQDGKTAPGIHAKNSHASPTPFIDGDHVYVHFGHQGTACLIAKTGEVVWTNRELKYAPVHGNGGSPVVWNGKLYFCIDGPGRRELVALDKVTGKVVWVAKRSQPAKKAFSFGTPLVVTFDKTTMIVAPGSDVVNGFDAETGAEIWAITYDGYSLVPRPVFGHGMLFMSTGFDTAWLLAIKLVPDGGKVTATVAWRTKQDAPHDPSPLLVSDELYTVSDSGIVTCFDAKSGKVHFRERVPGAYTSAPVFANGHIYLQNETGTASVIKAGKTFELVATNKLDGRVQASYAADGNAWLIRTDKFLYKIAAK